From a region of the [Eubacterium] eligens ATCC 27750 genome:
- a CDS encoding GH36-type glycosyl hydrolase domain-containing protein: protein MQFGFFDDINKEYVITTPETPLPWINYLGCENFFSLKSNTGGGYCFYKDAKLLRLTRYRYNNSPLDNNGHYIYIKDEDTIWNPGWQPSQTPVEDYTCRHGLGYTVISSSKNDIKATQTALVPIGDNCELDKLTIKNTGNSVKHLSVYSYIEFCLWNAVDDCNNFQRNFSTGEVEVQPEINIGTAAMSAIYHKTEYRERRNHYAVHAVSTAANGFDTSRESFIGTYGSPAMPKAVKEGTSYNSIASGWSPVGSFRIDIDLEPGEEKEYVFIIGYAENPDDKKWESFGIINKEPAYALLEKYNTPAKFDTALAALKDYWTHLLSSYIVDTEDKKLCRMVNIWNQYQCMVTFNMSRSASYYESGTGRGMGFRDSCQDLLGFVHLIPDSARQRILDIAATQFEDGSAYHQYQPLTKKGNSDIGSGFNDDPLWLIAGTAAYLKETGDFSILDEKVAFDCDTSKAQPLMEHLRRSFNYTTTHLGPHKLPLIGRADWNDCLNLNCFSSAPGESFQTTGPSEGPVAESVFIAGMYVKYGNEYADICHIAGLTEEENAVRSHVDDMYKAVLDAGWDGEWFLRAYDAESRKVGSHECEDGQIYIEPQGFCVMAGIGVKEGLAQKAMDSVEKILDTKYGIMILQPAYRSYHLELGEVSSYPPGYKENAGIFCHNNPWVSIAETVIDDKNRAFETYKKICPAYLEEISEIHRTEPYVYSQMIAGKDAASFGEAKNSWLTGTAAWTFTSISQYILGVRASFEGLTIDPCLPDSIKNLTITRKFRDAVYNITISNEKHERVSSLIVNGSEISGNTVPYNKDTKVYNVTVNI from the coding sequence ATGCAATTCGGTTTTTTTGATGACATCAATAAAGAATATGTCATAACTACACCAGAAACTCCATTGCCATGGATTAATTACTTAGGCTGCGAGAATTTTTTCAGTCTTAAGAGCAATACCGGCGGAGGATACTGTTTCTATAAGGATGCCAAGCTGCTCCGACTCACAAGATATCGCTATAATAATTCTCCTTTAGATAACAACGGTCACTACATTTATATTAAAGATGAGGATACCATATGGAATCCTGGATGGCAGCCATCCCAGACACCAGTTGAGGATTATACATGTCGTCACGGACTTGGATATACAGTGATTTCTTCATCCAAGAATGACATTAAAGCTACACAGACTGCTCTCGTTCCTATTGGAGATAATTGTGAACTTGATAAACTTACTATTAAGAACACAGGAAATTCTGTTAAACATTTATCTGTATATTCTTATATAGAATTCTGTTTATGGAATGCAGTTGATGACTGCAACAACTTCCAGCGTAACTTCAGCACAGGCGAAGTTGAAGTTCAGCCAGAGATTAATATTGGCACCGCTGCCATGTCAGCAATATATCACAAGACAGAATACCGTGAACGGCGTAACCATTATGCTGTTCATGCCGTCAGCACTGCTGCCAACGGTTTTGATACAAGCAGAGAAAGTTTCATCGGTACATACGGAAGTCCTGCAATGCCTAAAGCTGTTAAAGAAGGTACATCTTATAATTCTATTGCAAGCGGATGGTCACCTGTTGGATCTTTCAGAATCGATATTGACCTTGAGCCGGGCGAAGAGAAAGAATATGTATTCATTATAGGATATGCAGAGAACCCTGATGATAAGAAGTGGGAATCATTCGGAATCATTAACAAAGAACCTGCATATGCCCTTCTTGAAAAATACAACACTCCGGCAAAATTTGATACAGCTCTTGCTGCTTTAAAAGATTACTGGACTCATCTTCTCTCATCTTATATTGTTGACACAGAAGACAAGAAGCTCTGCCGTATGGTTAATATATGGAATCAGTATCAGTGCATGGTAACATTTAACATGTCAAGATCTGCTTCCTATTATGAGTCTGGAACCGGACGTGGTATGGGATTTAGAGATTCCTGCCAGGATTTACTTGGCTTCGTACATCTTATTCCTGATTCAGCAAGACAGAGAATTCTTGATATTGCTGCTACTCAATTTGAAGATGGAAGTGCATATCACCAGTATCAGCCATTAACTAAGAAAGGTAATTCTGATATTGGTTCAGGCTTTAACGATGATCCTCTCTGGCTTATTGCAGGAACAGCTGCATATCTTAAAGAAACAGGCGATTTCAGCATTCTTGATGAAAAGGTAGCATTTGACTGCGATACAAGTAAGGCACAGCCGCTTATGGAACATTTAAGAAGATCCTTTAATTATACAACTACTCATCTTGGACCGCATAAGCTGCCACTTATCGGAAGAGCTGACTGGAATGACTGTCTCAACTTAAACTGCTTCTCTTCTGCTCCGGGTGAATCTTTCCAGACTACCGGACCATCAGAAGGACCTGTTGCTGAATCGGTATTTATCGCCGGAATGTATGTAAAATATGGCAATGAATATGCAGACATATGCCACATAGCAGGTCTTACAGAGGAAGAAAATGCTGTACGTTCCCATGTTGATGACATGTATAAAGCTGTTCTTGATGCAGGCTGGGATGGTGAATGGTTCCTTCGTGCATATGATGCCGAAAGCCGTAAGGTTGGTTCACATGAATGTGAAGATGGACAGATATACATTGAACCACAGGGCTTCTGTGTTATGGCAGGTATAGGTGTCAAAGAAGGACTCGCACAGAAAGCTATGGATTCAGTAGAAAAAATTCTTGATACAAAGTACGGAATTATGATTTTACAACCAGCTTACAGGTCATATCATCTTGAACTCGGCGAGGTATCTTCTTATCCGCCTGGATACAAAGAAAATGCTGGAATATTCTGTCATAATAATCCTTGGGTATCTATTGCTGAAACCGTTATTGATGATAAAAACAGAGCATTCGAAACATACAAGAAAATATGTCCGGCATATCTTGAAGAGATAAGTGAGATACACAGGACTGAACCTTATGTATATTCACAGATGATTGCCGGCAAAGATGCCGCAAGCTTTGGTGAAGCCAAAAACAGCTGGCTTACAGGCACCGCTGCATGGACATTTACAAGTATATCTCAATATATACTTGGTGTAAGAGCTTCATTTGAAGGACTCACCATTGACCCTTGTCTGCCTGATTCCATTAAGAATCTGACAATTACAAGAAAATTCAGAGATGCTGTATATAACATTACTATCAGCAATGAGAAGCACGAAAGAGTTTCTTCTCTTATTGTCAATGGCAGTGAAATCAGTGGCAACACTGTTCCATATAATAAAGACACTAAAGTATATAATGTAACTGTTAACATCTGA
- a CDS encoding GH1 family beta-glucosidase, producing MFDKNFLWGTASSSYQIEGAFTEDGKGLSIWDTFSNKPGNIAHDENGNKACDHYHRYREDISLMKNLGIQAYRFSISWSRIFPDGIVKDSDGNIRYNKAGLDFYDNIVNFCLENNIKPFITIYHWDLPQALEDKGGWLNRETAFVFADYAEFICKHFSDRVTNIATINEPQIISGLGYMLGLHAPGKKLDTVSVLSVIHHLALAHGLAVTKMRAVAKQPVKIGFSSTGGLCYPSKECDEDIDAARAECFNIVKGNMTFNHTIFCDMTCLGRYPDIAGTELHLEPGLEKIGHYEELPFVKKGDIELIHQPIDYLGINVYNGHEINAAGYINKKPGSPRTALGWPVTPGVMNYGIRYLYERYNLPIYIFEDGLACNDIISLDGKVHDSNRIDFLTRYLTDLEKAYKAGVPILGYFHWSFTDNFEWHSGYDPRFGLVFVDYETQQRIPKDSAYWYSDLIKKSSN from the coding sequence ATGTTTGATAAGAACTTTTTATGGGGTACCGCCTCTAGTTCCTATCAGATAGAGGGAGCCTTTACCGAAGATGGCAAAGGTCTTTCTATCTGGGACACATTCTCTAATAAACCGGGTAATATTGCACATGATGAGAATGGCAACAAAGCATGTGACCACTATCACCGCTATCGCGAGGATATTTCACTTATGAAAAATCTTGGTATTCAGGCATACCGCTTTTCAATTTCATGGTCACGAATATTTCCTGATGGAATTGTTAAGGATTCTGACGGCAATATCCGCTACAACAAAGCCGGACTTGATTTCTATGATAATATTGTAAACTTCTGCCTTGAAAATAATATCAAACCATTCATAACGATTTATCACTGGGATTTACCTCAGGCACTCGAAGATAAAGGCGGATGGCTTAACCGCGAGACAGCTTTCGTATTTGCTGATTACGCTGAATTCATATGTAAACATTTTTCAGACCGTGTAACTAATATTGCTACCATCAATGAACCACAGATTATATCCGGACTCGGATACATGCTTGGACTTCATGCTCCTGGCAAGAAGCTTGACACAGTATCTGTCCTGTCTGTAATCCACCATCTTGCACTCGCTCACGGTCTTGCTGTCACTAAGATGCGTGCCGTTGCAAAACAGCCTGTAAAAATTGGTTTTTCCAGCACTGGCGGCCTATGCTATCCTTCAAAAGAATGTGACGAAGACATTGATGCTGCAAGAGCTGAATGTTTCAATATTGTTAAAGGCAACATGACATTTAACCACACTATATTCTGTGACATGACATGCCTTGGCAGATATCCTGACATTGCTGGTACAGAATTACATCTTGAACCTGGTCTTGAAAAAATCGGACATTATGAAGAACTGCCATTCGTAAAAAAGGGCGATATTGAACTAATACACCAGCCAATAGACTATCTTGGCATAAATGTATATAACGGACATGAAATAAATGCAGCCGGTTATATTAATAAAAAGCCCGGCAGTCCACGAACAGCTCTCGGCTGGCCTGTAACTCCCGGTGTTATGAATTATGGTATAAGATATCTGTATGAAAGATATAATCTTCCAATATATATATTTGAGGATGGACTTGCCTGCAACGATATCATAAGTCTTGATGGCAAAGTCCACGACAGCAACCGTATCGACTTTCTGACAAGATATCTCACAGACCTTGAGAAAGCCTACAAAGCCGGTGTCCCAATACTCGGCTACTTCCACTGGTCATTCACAGATAATTTCGAATGGCACAGCGGCTACGACCCAAGATTCGGATTAGTGTTCGTAGACTATGAAACACAACAGAGAATTCCAAAGGATTCCGCTTATTGGTATTCTGATTTAATTAAGAAGTCATCCAACTAA
- a CDS encoding ATP-dependent nuclease — MRIEYLLIRNFKSIRELEINDIEDVLILVGRNNAGKSVVLDAIRAVTGDYEVSLRDFNDNEGNISITVRISIEDEDLAVLYQKGQVSSFKHYDLWYKDFCNKLPSLKDGILEFEYVYSRDGKIKYRDGVKKNNIYIKTVLPRIFYVDHERRKSSIQEDLIMLQGGTEYADLKDNVCIFDKHRMCNQCFNCIGIINRKKPEQLSLLETARLMQYKLFNFNLANFENKLNEKFKNNGGIGERIHYQITFDAEKLMHVDTIVHNEMRDTDGDVNDLSDGLNSIYILSLLETYAEYGSTVPYIILIEDPEIYLHPQLQKIASEILYKLSRKNQVIFCTHSPQMLFNFTTRQIRQVVNDRDNNTVVTPEADIDDILDDLGYAANDLMNVSFVFIVEGKQDRSRLPLLLEKYYSEVIDENGNLNRIAIIATNSCTNIKTYANLKYINTLYLKDEFLMIRDGDGKDAERLRDQLTNYYRQRAKQDYGNLPRVTDRNVLILKYYSFENYFLDPEIMTKIGVVKSVDQFYDILYAKYKEYLYRLVSTKKMLEKLNITIETRQDIIDNMENIRKYVRGHNLYDIFYGRYKGEKENAILRAYIDAAPRENFDDIFTAIDNFVYFNNRRNE; from the coding sequence ATGAGGATAGAATATCTTTTAATCAGAAATTTTAAATCAATCAGAGAACTTGAGATTAATGATATTGAAGATGTACTGATTCTTGTTGGCAGAAATAATGCAGGAAAGAGTGTGGTTCTTGACGCAATAAGAGCGGTTACCGGGGATTATGAAGTTTCATTAAGAGATTTCAATGATAACGAAGGTAATATAAGCATTACAGTTCGCATCAGTATTGAAGATGAGGATCTGGCTGTATTGTATCAGAAGGGACAGGTGAGTTCTTTTAAGCATTATGACTTGTGGTATAAGGATTTTTGCAATAAACTTCCATCGTTAAAGGATGGTATTCTTGAATTTGAATATGTATATAGCCGTGATGGTAAGATTAAGTACAGGGACGGAGTTAAGAAGAACAATATTTATATAAAAACAGTCCTTCCCAGAATATTCTATGTTGACCACGAGAGACGTAAGTCATCAATTCAGGAAGATCTTATCATGCTGCAGGGTGGAACGGAATATGCAGACCTTAAAGATAACGTGTGTATATTTGATAAGCATAGGATGTGTAATCAGTGCTTTAATTGCATAGGAATCATTAACCGCAAGAAACCGGAACAACTATCTTTATTAGAAACAGCGAGACTTATGCAGTATAAGCTGTTTAATTTTAATCTGGCTAATTTTGAGAATAAACTTAATGAAAAATTTAAGAACAATGGTGGCATTGGAGAAAGAATTCATTATCAGATTACATTTGATGCAGAAAAACTCATGCATGTTGATACAATTGTTCACAATGAAATGCGTGACACTGATGGGGATGTCAATGACCTTTCTGATGGTCTTAACAGTATCTATATTCTGTCGCTGCTTGAAACATATGCAGAATATGGAAGTACTGTGCCATACATTATTCTGATTGAAGATCCGGAAATATATCTGCATCCTCAGTTACAGAAGATTGCAAGTGAAATTCTGTACAAGCTTTCAAGGAAAAATCAGGTTATATTCTGCACGCATTCACCGCAGATGTTATTTAACTTTACTACAAGACAGATTCGTCAGGTGGTTAACGACAGAGATAATAATACAGTTGTTACTCCGGAGGCAGATATTGATGATATATTAGATGATCTTGGATATGCTGCTAATGACCTTATGAATGTGAGCTTTGTATTTATAGTGGAAGGAAAACAGGACAGAAGCCGTTTGCCGCTACTTCTGGAGAAATATTATTCAGAAGTTATAGATGAGAATGGCAATCTCAATCGTATAGCGATAATTGCAACTAACAGTTGTACAAACATCAAGACTTATGCCAATCTGAAATATATAAATACATTATATCTTAAGGATGAGTTCCTTATGATAAGAGATGGAGATGGTAAGGATGCTGAACGTTTAAGAGACCAGCTTACCAATTATTACAGGCAGCGTGCAAAGCAGGATTATGGCAATCTGCCAAGAGTAACAGACCGTAATGTGCTTATATTAAAATATTATTCATTTGAGAATTATTTTCTTGACCCCGAGATAATGACTAAGATAGGCGTTGTAAAAAGTGTAGACCAGTTCTATGACATATTATATGCCAAATATAAAGAATACCTGTATCGCCTTGTCAGCACTAAGAAAATGTTAGAAAAACTGAACATAACAATTGAGACAAGACAGGACATCATAGACAACATGGAGAATATCAGAAAATATGTCAGAGGACACAACCTGTATGACATATTCTACGGACGTTACAAGGGTGAGAAAGAAAATGCAATATTAAGAGCGTACATAGACGCAGCTCCAAGAGAGAATTTCGATGATATATTTACGGCTATTGATAATTTTGTATACTTTAATAACCGTAGAAATGAATAA
- a CDS encoding DUF975 family protein, giving the protein MDFKRKELAKNAKKNLKKHYWLLVAVCLFAAFIGSEFTETMEAFKSLGTVNNEIQGAASVEANVDTVANSSIVSSVVQAMGAVITGDDDFGRTQSDAKVSEAKDNATKVLGRTRGVFASLVNGITSGGIVFTFVDSLSSVISSRRAVVLILLIVALMVYVFITFFIKKTYLVISRRIVLETRTYDAVPPGKFMFLLRVKRWMKASWVLIVNNVYEILWSLTIVGIFVKHFSYMLVPYIIAENPDMKANEAITLSRKMMKGYKWRAFLYGLSFIGWTVIGMATLGVVGVLFVNPYKAAFYAEFYANVRAVYLEKEPEAVKWLNDSYLYERPSEEQLKNVYADVYELIDSPQPQIDFDDYHNSRIGRLKKLRVFLANTFGIILINSKAELEFEEKKKEMLRMSKNKAEAVGKAYPARLFNLKEHRVDLENTVYMRNYSIPSLILIFFSLCFVGWIWEVTLHLISSHTFVNRGVLHGPWLPIYGSGGILILICLKKLRNKPVVEFFASVVLCGFVEYFTSLYLEISCGRRWWNYNGYFLNLNGRICAEGLLVFGLGGVAIVYIIAPLLDNFFRKIKLRVVGAVCAALIVAFIVDMVYSKKNPNTGKGISTFNDNTPEYMLAEMYQGAEDRYEDRISFNQKF; this is encoded by the coding sequence ATGGATTTTAAGAGAAAAGAACTTGCTAAAAATGCTAAGAAGAACTTAAAAAAACATTACTGGCTGTTAGTAGCAGTCTGCCTTTTTGCGGCTTTCATTGGCTCTGAATTTACAGAGACAATGGAAGCCTTTAAAAGTTTAGGAACAGTTAACAATGAAATTCAGGGTGCAGCATCGGTTGAAGCAAATGTTGATACTGTCGCTAACAGTTCGATTGTAAGTTCTGTGGTTCAGGCAATGGGCGCAGTAATCACGGGTGACGATGATTTTGGAAGGACGCAGTCTGATGCGAAGGTTTCAGAGGCCAAAGACAATGCAACCAAGGTATTGGGAAGAACAAGAGGAGTATTTGCATCTTTAGTTAATGGTATAACATCAGGTGGAATTGTATTTACATTTGTGGATTCACTATCATCAGTCATAAGTTCAAGAAGGGCAGTAGTGCTTATACTTCTGATAGTGGCACTTATGGTATATGTGTTTATAACATTTTTTATCAAGAAAACTTATCTTGTTATATCAAGAAGAATAGTGCTTGAAACGCGCACATATGATGCTGTTCCACCTGGAAAGTTTATGTTTCTTCTCCGGGTAAAAAGATGGATGAAGGCATCGTGGGTGCTTATTGTCAATAATGTATATGAAATATTATGGTCACTTACAATTGTAGGTATATTTGTGAAGCATTTTTCATACATGCTTGTGCCATACATTATCGCGGAGAATCCTGATATGAAGGCAAATGAGGCTATAACCTTATCAAGAAAGATGATGAAAGGCTACAAATGGAGGGCATTTCTGTATGGATTATCATTCATTGGCTGGACAGTGATTGGAATGGCAACGTTAGGAGTTGTAGGAGTGCTGTTTGTGAATCCTTATAAAGCTGCATTTTATGCAGAATTCTATGCAAATGTAAGAGCAGTATATCTTGAAAAAGAACCGGAGGCGGTTAAGTGGCTTAATGATTCATATCTGTATGAAAGACCATCAGAAGAGCAGCTTAAAAATGTATACGCAGATGTATATGAACTTATAGATAGTCCGCAGCCACAGATTGATTTTGATGATTACCACAATTCGAGAATAGGAAGATTGAAGAAATTAAGAGTATTTTTAGCCAACACATTTGGCATAATACTTATTAACAGCAAGGCAGAGCTGGAATTTGAAGAAAAAAAGAAGGAAATGCTTCGTATGAGTAAGAATAAAGCAGAAGCAGTTGGAAAAGCCTATCCTGCCCGCCTTTTCAATCTTAAGGAACACAGAGTTGACCTTGAAAATACAGTGTATATGCGTAATTATTCAATACCATCGCTTATACTGATATTCTTTTCGTTATGTTTTGTGGGATGGATATGGGAGGTTACGCTTCATCTGATATCGTCACATACATTTGTAAACAGAGGAGTTCTTCATGGACCATGGCTTCCTATATATGGTTCAGGTGGAATACTCATACTGATATGTCTTAAAAAATTAAGAAATAAGCCGGTTGTGGAATTCTTTGCATCAGTAGTTTTATGTGGATTCGTTGAATATTTTACATCACTGTATCTGGAAATCAGCTGCGGAAGAAGATGGTGGAATTATAACGGATATTTTCTTAACCTTAATGGAAGAATATGTGCTGAAGGTCTTTTGGTATTTGGACTTGGAGGAGTTGCAATAGTATATATTATTGCACCGCTTCTTGATAATTTCTTCAGAAAGATTAAACTGAGGGTTGTTGGTGCAGTGTGTGCGGCATTGATAGTTGCATTCATTGTTGACATGGTATATTCCAAAAAGAATCCTAATACGGGTAAAGGAATATCAACATTTAATGATAATACACCAGAATATATGCTGGCAGAAATGTATCAGGGGGCAGAGGACAGGTATGAGGATAGAATATCTTTTAATCAGAAATTTTAA
- a CDS encoding J domain-containing protein, with protein MTVQQAYKIFDVRSDITKMELKKRYRRLMHMVHPDAVLNRDKSNKENVYRYSAYEINEAYTVLFNQTGQESLKSNYKYDYKYSEYDEKYYGTDQENEEYDFTAPENEHAFCQRNVYHYAEDYNGNNIGRFKVARGRYMWMPDEDFKLFLRSIYECSEELLNRIDEETGRVHDSEYKIIYQAELAYLLAQQFTATSDTLGNILTSIDDAANVFYVGAMLEMSPESGFIKAGMKLFPAGIKKHRLYLMTRSGKEAGYISFKDDRLYYVLIPILEQKRTMVKIEVSSKQDRHNTMGEKKYKNIDLWVKIGNDATFPENINMRIEDLLNRYRESV; from the coding sequence ATGACGGTTCAGCAGGCATATAAAATATTTGATGTCAGATCAGATATTACTAAGATGGAATTGAAGAAGCGGTACAGACGGCTTATGCATATGGTGCATCCGGATGCTGTGCTAAACAGAGATAAATCAAACAAAGAAAATGTATATAGATACAGTGCATATGAAATTAATGAAGCATATACTGTTCTTTTCAATCAGACTGGGCAGGAATCATTGAAGAGTAACTATAAATATGATTATAAATATTCCGAATATGATGAGAAATATTATGGCACTGATCAGGAAAATGAAGAATATGATTTTACAGCTCCAGAGAATGAACATGCCTTTTGCCAACGCAATGTGTATCATTATGCTGAAGATTACAATGGCAACAACATTGGAAGATTTAAGGTTGCACGAGGCAGATATATGTGGATGCCAGATGAGGATTTTAAGTTGTTTCTGCGCAGTATATATGAATGTAGTGAGGAACTTCTTAACAGAATTGATGAAGAAACAGGAAGAGTGCATGATTCAGAATACAAAATCATATATCAGGCAGAACTTGCATATCTGTTAGCACAGCAGTTTACTGCAACATCAGATACATTGGGAAATATTCTTACATCAATTGATGATGCTGCAAATGTATTTTATGTCGGAGCAATGCTTGAAATGTCACCTGAATCTGGATTTATCAAAGCTGGAATGAAGCTGTTTCCGGCAGGAATAAAAAAGCATAGACTGTATTTAATGACTCGTTCGGGAAAAGAAGCGGGATACATATCATTTAAAGATGACAGATTATATTATGTGCTTATTCCGATACTTGAGCAGAAGCGTACAATGGTAAAGATAGAAGTATCTTCGAAGCAGGACAGACATAATACAATGGGAGAGAAGAAATATAAGAACATTGATTTGTGGGTTAAAATCGGAAATGATGCAACATTTCCTGAAAATATTAATATGAGAATTGAAGATTTGCTTAACAGATACCGTGAAAGCGTTTAA
- a CDS encoding GntR family transcriptional regulator → MDYKANIPIYLQVIDDIKKRILTGEIKLGDKLPSTRELAVQYTVNPNTAARIYNELEQCGLCYTKRGLGTFVSEDVHLIDTLKAELSSEMIETFVSGMTSLGFSKDEIINLIKNYHE, encoded by the coding sequence ATGGACTATAAGGCTAATATACCAATTTATCTTCAGGTAATCGATGATATTAAAAAAAGAATTCTTACCGGTGAGATTAAGCTTGGCGACAAGCTTCCATCAACCAGGGAACTTGCCGTACAGTACACGGTCAATCCTAACACTGCTGCAAGAATATACAATGAACTTGAACAGTGTGGTCTGTGCTATACCAAAAGAGGTCTTGGCACATTTGTATCAGAGGATGTGCATCTGATTGATACATTAAAGGCAGAACTTTCCAGTGAAATGATTGAGACTTTCGTTTCCGGAATGACCAGCCTTGGTTTTTCTAAAGATGAGATTATTAATCTCATTAAGAATTATCACGAATAA
- a CDS encoding ABC transporter ATP-binding protein, which produces MLQCKNVTKKYMKMTAVNGVSIDFMPGRIYALLGSNGSGKTTLMKMIAGLVKPTSGDITLSGVPIGVETKKHIAYMPTESYFYNYMSCADIGKYYADFFEDFSLDQYYNYLNEMKLTPDMKASKMSSGMMAKLKLAVNLSRNASVIMLDEPLNGVDIVAREQVINAVISKASPDKIIIMSSHLVDELEAVIDYAVFIKDGVIVSQGDAENLRTASGMSIVDQYKRIYAY; this is translated from the coding sequence ATGCTGCAATGTAAAAATGTTACTAAAAAGTATATGAAGATGACTGCCGTTAATGGTGTTTCCATCGACTTCATGCCTGGCAGAATATACGCTCTGCTCGGCTCTAACGGAAGCGGTAAAACAACTTTAATGAAGATGATAGCAGGTCTGGTAAAACCCACTTCCGGGGACATCACTCTTTCAGGTGTTCCAATAGGAGTAGAAACTAAGAAACACATAGCTTATATGCCTACTGAAAGTTATTTTTATAACTATATGAGCTGTGCTGATATTGGAAAGTATTATGCTGATTTCTTTGAGGATTTCTCACTTGACCAGTACTACAACTATCTTAATGAGATGAAGCTTACGCCTGACATGAAAGCCAGCAAGATGTCATCAGGAATGATGGCTAAGCTTAAGCTTGCTGTTAATCTTTCAAGAAATGCATCTGTTATTATGCTTGATGAACCACTTAACGGTGTTGATATTGTTGCAAGAGAGCAGGTTATCAATGCGGTAATCAGCAAGGCTTCACCTGATAAGATTATCATCATGTCGAGCCACCTTGTTGATGAGCTTGAAGCTGTTATTGACTACGCAGTATTTATCAAAGACGGTGTGATTGTTTCACAGGGAGATGCTGAAAATTTACGAACAGCTTCGGGCATGTCAATCGTTGACCAGTACAAACGCATTTATGCATATTAA
- a CDS encoding DUF6198 family protein, translated as MKSRNKLIIRWVFYLLGLLILALGIMLNTKANLGVSPIISVPYSISHIIGFNFANMTMIVYFIFVLIEMIMHTVWYLTDRKEAKYLGMYIIRDALQIPVSIVFTRFLNVFSALIPSVHNDIVLQIIVLLLAVLLTGIGAAMSLNMRIIPNPGDGIVQAISDTTRLKGRTGKGVGFCKNCFDIFNVCTTFLIGLFTGHILLGLGLGTILSMIGVGRVIAVFNKLFKERMEAVAFDYVEA; from the coding sequence ATGAAGAGCAGAAATAAACTTATTATCAGATGGGTGTTTTATCTTCTGGGATTACTGATACTTGCACTTGGAATTATGCTTAATACGAAAGCTAATCTTGGTGTTTCACCAATAATTTCAGTGCCATATTCGATATCTCATATCATAGGATTTAACTTCGCCAATATGACGATGATTGTATATTTTATCTTTGTTTTAATTGAGATGATAATGCATACTGTGTGGTATCTTACAGACAGAAAAGAAGCTAAGTATCTTGGAATGTATATTATAAGAGATGCCTTACAGATACCGGTAAGTATAGTATTTACCCGCTTCCTGAATGTGTTCTCAGCACTTATTCCATCTGTACATAACGACATTGTATTACAGATTATAGTATTGCTGCTTGCTGTATTATTGACAGGAATAGGAGCAGCAATGTCACTGAATATGAGAATTATACCTAATCCGGGAGATGGAATTGTACAGGCAATAAGTGATACTACAAGGCTTAAAGGCAGAACCGGCAAGGGTGTGGGCTTCTGCAAGAACTGTTTTGATATATTCAATGTCTGCACAACATTTTTAATAGGACTCTTTACTGGACATATACTTCTTGGTCTTGGACTTGGAACAATTCTTTCGATGATTGGCGTTGGTCGTGTAATTGCAGTGTTTAACAAGCTGTTCAAGGAGCGCATGGAAGCTGTTGCTTTCGATTATGTGGAAGCGTAA
- a CDS encoding MarR family winged helix-turn-helix transcriptional regulator: MDKKTKNIFFDIEMLRRRLIRPYFIELGLTVGQGQPRILKELREHGIMNQKELADACLMDVTTMSRTLDRMEKDGLLKRENNPASRRSWNVSLTDCGSQKADEVIRIFNIIDNVIYNGFSEEEVRTLSVMAGKVEKNLWEAIKNEEQK; encoded by the coding sequence ATGGATAAGAAAACAAAGAATATATTTTTTGATATAGAAATGTTAAGAAGAAGACTGATAAGACCATATTTTATAGAACTTGGGCTTACAGTTGGACAGGGGCAGCCAAGGATTCTTAAGGAATTAAGAGAACATGGGATTATGAATCAGAAAGAGCTTGCGGATGCTTGCCTTATGGATGTAACTACAATGTCAAGAACATTAGACAGAATGGAAAAGGATGGTCTGTTAAAGAGAGAAAATAATCCGGCAAGCAGAAGGTCGTGGAATGTGTCGCTTACTGATTGTGGCAGCCAGAAGGCTGATGAAGTTATCAGGATATTTAACATAATTGATAATGTTATATATAATGGATTCAGTGAAGAAGAGGTGCGGACACTATCTGTTATGGCAGGCAAAGTTGAGAAAAACCTCTGGGAGGCAATTAAGAATGAAGAGCAGAAATAA